The DNA region TTTGTATCCATAATAATGTGGTTATAGCGCTTACAGTCAAGTCATTTATTGGATTTTGTAACGTTACAATTAGAATTACATGCAATTCCCCGTTTAAAAGTCATACGTAATTAGGAGGATGCGTCAACATGAGGAAAAAGAGAATCGCCATGCTTCTCGCCTTGACGCTGGTATGCGGCACTATGCTCACCGCTTGCGGAGGCGGCGGGAAAGCTGCTGACGGGACGACCACCGTAGAGTTCTGGGCCGCACCGAACCCGCCGCAGCAGGCCTTCTGGCAGGAGATGGCCAAGGAATACGAGAGCGTTACGCCGGGCGTGAAGATCAACGTCAGCCCGATCAAGGAATCGCCAAGCTCGGAAGCCAGCATCCAGGCAGCCATCGCAGGCGGCAATGCGCCGACGGTAGCCGAAAACATCAATCGCGGCTTCGCGGCCCAGCTGTCGAACAGCAAAGCGCTCATTCCTCTTGACGAGCTGCCCCAATTCCAAGAGATCGTCAGCTCCCGCAACATGAAGGGGACGATCAAGCCATGGGTATTCGCCGACGGTCACCAGTACGTGCTGCCGATCTATTCCAATCCGATGCTGATCGGATGGCGCACCGACCTGCTCCGCGAAATCGGCTACAACGAGCCGCCCCGTACGTACGGCGAGATTTTGGATGCCACGAGCAAGCTGAAGGAGAAGCATCCGGATAAATTCATGTGGACGAAAGGCGCCGACCTGGCGGATCCGACCGCATGGAAGCGCTGGTTCGACTTCTTCCTGCTGTACAATGCGGCCTCGGACGGCAACAAGTTCGTCGAGGGAACCAGCCTGGTTGCGGATGACAAAGCCGGCGTCGAAGTGCTGAGCTTCGTCGATAAGCTTCGCCAAGCGGGCGGCATTCTGTCCCAGAACGCAACGGACCCGTTCGAGACCGGAGCCGGCGTATTCACCGATATCGGCCCTTGGACCTTCGATATGTGGAAGACGAAGTATCCGGAGCTTAAGTACGGCGAGAATTATGAATTGACGCTGCCTCCTGTTCCGGAGGGCATGGACCCTGCGGATGCGAAGACTTATGCGGACGCCAAGGGCCTCGTCATCTTCCGGGGCGCACCGGAAGCATCCCGGCAGGCAGCCGCCGAGTTCCTGAAATGGGTGTATTCCAAGGAAGAGCATGACGTGAAATGGTTCGAGCAGACCAATCTGCCGCCAGCACGCGATGATTTGACGGAGCTGGAAGGCTTCAAGCAGATCCTCGCGGAGAAGCCGGAGCTTGCTCCTTACGCCGAAGCGGTGTCCAAGGGCGTGCCGGCAATGGACAATCCGAAGTTTAACGAGATTCAGACGCTGATCGGCCAAGAGGCCTTCAATAAAATCATCCGCGGTGAAATCGATCCGCAGACCGGGTGGGATAACATGAAGAAAGCGATTGAAGGTGAGCTTCAATCATGATCGATAAGCGAAATGATAAATTGGGCTGGATATTCTCCAGCCCCTACCTTATTTTCGGACTGGTGTTCTTCCTGGGGCCGCTCGTGTGGTCCCTCTACCTGTCCTTCACGGATTGGGATCTCATTGCCCCGGAATATGATTATGTAGGGCTAGACAACTTCCTGAAAGCCATGGCAACGCCTGGGGTACAGGCGGCCTTCTGGGTGACCTACAAATTCATGATCATCTTCGTTCCACTGGTCACGGCCATGTCGCTGGCCGTCGCCGTCGTCATCCAAGGCTTGCCCCGGTTCAAAAGCGTATACCTGATCGGGTTCTTCCTGCCGTATCTGTCCTCGGGGGTCGTCGCATCGCTGATCGTGCAAGGCTTCCTGTCCTACAACAGTCCGGTCAACGAATTTCTGAGAGGGACATTCGGCATTCAGATCGACTGGCTCGGCTCCCCTCTCTCGGCGCTGTTTATCGTCGGTTTGATTTTGGCCTGGAAATTTACGGGCTACTATGCGCTGATCCTGACTTCGGGACTGGAGAGCATCGATAAGGAAGTCTATGAGGCCGCGGCCATTGACGGCGTCACGGACCGGCAACGCTTTTGGAAAATTACGCTGCCGCTCCTGTATCCTGCCCTCTATACGACGCTTATTCTCTCGTTTGGCGTTACCTTCGGCATCTTCACGGAAGTGTACCAGCTAACGGGCGGCGGTCCGAACTTCGCGACGAACACCTGGCAGATGGAAATTTTCAATCAAGCCTTTACGAATCTGCAAGCGGGATATGCTTCGGCGATCGCCATTCTGGCATCTCTGGTAACGTTCATCTCCATCTTCGCAATTCGCAAAGTGCTGGAAATGTGGGGGAAACGCAATGGTTGGGTCTAATAAAAACAACAAGCGGCGTCTTGCGGTCCGTTATGTCTTGGCAACCCTGCTGCTCCTGGTCATGGTCTATCCGTATCTGTACATGGTGCTCAATTCGTTTGCCGATTGGTCGCAGGTGGACCGGCAGCTGGTTCCGAGCAAATATTCGCTTCAATCCTATGAATGGCTGCTGACCGGCGGCGAGGTCGGCATTGCCCGGCCGTGGACGAACGCATTCCTGAACAGCGTTATCGTGTCCATCGCCTCCACCTTCCTGATGATGCTCTTCGGGATCATGGTGGCTTATGCCCTGTCCAAGATGAAGTTCCGGGGCCGGGACACCGTGAACAACTTCGTGCTCTTTCATATGTTCTTCCCGGCCATCATCCTGCTGATCCCCAACTTTCTGATTATTCAGAAGCTGGGGCTGTACGACACGTATTGGGCGATGATCATACCGAAGGCGGTCAGCCTGTGGGCCATCTTCATGTACACGAATTTCTTCAAGGCGATCCCTGACGCGTTCATCGAGGCAGCCAAGCTGGACGGCGCTTCAGACTTTAAAATTTTGTATAAAATTATGGTACCGATGTCCAAATCCATTACCGCGGTCATCTTCCTGTTCCTGCTGATGGAACGGTGGACGGAGCTGCTCTGGGATATGATCGTGGCGCGCAGCGACGACATGCTGACGCTGAACGTGCTCCTGTCCCAGATGTTCGGGCCGTACGGCAGCTATCCCGGCCCGCTGTATGCGGCATCCGTGCTGCTCACGGTGCCGATCATCATCCTGTTCATCATGTTCGGCAAGAAGTTCAAGGAAGGCATGCAGTTCAGCCTGAAATAAGGCCACTTGCTGAGGCCGGGCCCATCATTTACGTTTACTGACCCAAGGAGGCATACTGGATTGACTATGAACCGTTCAACCATAAAAACATGCGAGATTCTGCTTCGCGAATACCAGAATAAGCCGAGAGCCGTCAATAACCCGGTGAAGCTGTCATTCACCGGCGTCGGCGGCAAGGATGTGTATAACATCACGGCGCCGTTCACGCTTGGCGGGAAGACCATCCTCGCCGGCCGGGTGGAATCCCGGGACAGCGAGCGTTCGGAAATCCGCTTCTTTACCGAGCGCCCGGACAGCAGCTGGGCGCCTCTAAGCGGCGCTCCCGTCTTTACCCTGCAGGATCCGTTCTTCACCTTCATTCAAGGGGAGCTGATCCTCGGCGGGGTCGAGGTCTTCCCGCACCCCCACAAGGCGGATGCCCCGCTGTGGCGGACGGTATTGTACAAGGGAAAAACGCTCCATGAGCTGACCCCGTTCTTCACGGGCCCCGACGCCATGAAGGATCTGCGCATCGCCGAGCTGCCGGGCGGGGAGATCGCGGTCTTTACCCGGCCGCAAGGAGCGAAGGGCGGCCGGGGCAAAATCGGGTACGCCGTCGCCTCCTCGCTGCGCGACCTGACCATAGAGCTGGTCAACGAGGCACCGCTGCTTGCGGATCAGTTCATTGACGCGGAATGGGGAGGTGCCAACGAGCTGCACCTGCTCAAGAACGGCCGGATCGGCGTGCTCGGACACGTCGCCTGCTTCGATGACGCCGGGGACCGGCACTACTACCCGATGGTGTTCGCGCTCGACCCGGCTACGGGTGAGCATTCCGACATGGCCCTAATCGCAGTCCGGGCCGATTTCCTGCCGGGCGAAGCCAAGCGTCCCGATCTCGCCGATGTCGTGTTTAGCGGCGGGCTCATGCGCAAGCCCGACGGAACGGCAGACCTCTACGCGGGAATCAGCGATGCCGAGGCGCAGCGAATCACCATGCCCGATCCTTTTCTGCGATTTGAGTCCTGATGCCGCTGCTTGTTACTTGTTATTTTGATTGCTGAGCTTGATGATCGTTCTCCAATGATCATTGCACGATGATCGTATGCTTGATGATCATTGCGGATCGATGCTTAAACCTGGAAGTTATTCAGCTTCTTAATTATAAATCTGCTTAATGATTGGGGTTGCAGCTATGAAAATATATCGATACGAGGAGAACCCTCTGATCACACCGGCCGACGTAAAGCCGTACCACGAGGGCTTTGAGGTCATCGGCGCCTTCAATGCGGGCGTTGCCGAATATAACGGCGAAGTGCTGCTGCTGCTGCGCGTTGCGGAGCGGCCGGTGAGCAGCGATCCGCGCATCGTGAAGGCCCCCGTATTCAACGCCCGAACCCGGGATCTCGATATCCTGGAATTCCGTACGGACGATGAACGCTATGATTTCTCCGATCCCCGCGTCATCCGCAACGTCCGTCAAAGCGCATCCTTCGAATATTTGACCTCCCTGTCCTATATTCGACTGGCGCGGAGCAAGGACGGCCATCGCTTTACGATCGAGGATCAGCCCCTGGTGTACCCGGCCCAATGCTTAGAGACGTTCGGCATCGAGGATCCGCGGGTTACGCAGATTGGGGACACCTACTATATATACTTCTCCGCCGTCTCCCCTGTCGGGATCGGAGAATCGATGGTGTCCACCAAGGACTTTGTCACCTTCACCCATCACGGCATGATTTTCGGGCCGGACAACAAGGATGTGCTGATCTTCCCTGAGAAGATCGGCGGCAAATACTATGCGCTTCATCGTCCGACCACCAAAAGCACCGGCAATCCGGAAATGTGGATCGCTGAATCCGACAATCTTGTGTATTGGGGCAACCACAAGCATCTTGCCGGACTCCGCGAAGGCATGTGGGACAGCGGCCGCATCGGCGGCGGGGCCGTACCCATCCGTACGGAGAAGGGCTGGCTCGAGCTCTACCACGGCGCCACCAAGGAACACCGTTATTGCATGGGTGCGCTGCTGCTGGATCTGAACGACCCGTCGAAAGTGATTGCCCGCTCGAGCCGGCCGATTATGGAGCCTGAAGCAGACTATGAGAAGAACGGATTTTTCGGCGATGTTGTGTTCTCCTGCGGCGCCCTTGTCCACGGTGACGTTGTGAAGATGTATTACGGCGTTGCCGATACGTCGATGGCTTGCGCCGAGCTGAGCCTTAGCGAGATTTTGGACAGCCTTGCCTATGAGTAATGCGCCCGCTCATGAGTAACTCGCCGGACGACTGATGCGCATGAAGCCGGGACCCGCTGAATCTGGGGTCTCGGCTATTTTTCCCGGGATAAACCCTCTCCATAGAACCGGCAGATCCACCCGAAAAAAAGATTATGGAAGCGCATTCGAATTGCGTTACAATAGAAGGCAAACGATGTCCATTTTCACGTTCCAGGTGCGCATGCAAGCCGTTACTCTTGAAATGCTCCCTGGATCCCTAAGGAGGAATAGGCGCATGATTCAAGGCATTGCCCATTTGGCTTTCGATGTGGCCGACATGGAGAAATCCCTGCACTTCTACTGCGGCATTCTCGGATTCACCCGCGCGTTCGATATTCCGGACGATCAGGGCCGGCCATGGATTGAGTACATTAAGGTCAGGGACGGACAATTCATCGAATTGTTTTACGGCGGCCGGAACAAGCCGGAGCACGTGCAGCAGCCGATCGGCTTCTCGCATCTCTGCCTGGAGGTCCGCGATATCCATGAGATCGCCGGGCATCTCCGCAAGCATGGCGTCCCCCTCGACGTGGAGCCTGTGCAGGGCAAGGATCACAACTGGCAGTGCTGGGCCAAGGACCCTGACGGGAACCGGATCGAATTCATGCAGCTGGATCCGAAATCGCCTCAGATGAACTGCTAATGGATTTTTTACAGAAGGGCACTCATTCCTTGAGCCGGCTTAGAGACGTACCGTCCTAGCGGTTGGCCTAAACATCCGGAAGCATCGGCTCGGCCAGGGCTGTTCCGCGGGGCGCGCTCCCTGCTGAGCAGCTCTTTTTTTCTCCGCAAAAACCGGGCTGTTCCCCTCTCTCCTAACCTCTTGCCAACTTCTGTTAATCCGGCTACAATAGAACCACCGTATTATTCAAATTTGAATAATATGAATCGATTTGCATATGAAAAAAGGAGCATACATATCATGAATGCACAGCAAAGCAACATCAAGCTCGTTGTGGCCGGGCTGCTGCTCGGGATCTTCATGGCCGCAATCGATAATACGATTGTCGCCACGGCGTTATCCACCATCATTCGCGATCTGCAAGGCTTCGATCAAGTGGTGTGGGTAACCTCGGTGTATATGGTTGCCGTCATGGCCGGTACGCCGATCTTCGGCAAGCTGTCCGACATGTATGGACGCAAGCGGTTTTTCATCTTCGGGCTTGTCGTCTTCCTTATCGGATCCGCCTTATGCGGAATGGCCGGAAGCATGACCCAGCTCATTATTTACCGGGCCATTCAGGGCATTGGGGGCGGCGCCCTCATGCCGATCGCCTTTACGATCGTGTTCGACCTGTTCCCGCCGGAGAAACGGGGAAAAATGACGGGCCTGCTCGGCGCCGTCTTCGGGACCTCGAGCATCATGGGGCCTCTTCTTGGTGCCTTCATCACCGACAGCATTGGCTGGGAATGGATTTTCTATGTCAACGTTCCGATCGGGATCGTAGCCTTCATCTTCATTATGACGGCATACAAGGAATCCCCTTCGCACACCAAACAGAAGATTGACTGGACGGGAGCGGCTACGCTTGTCGGCGCCATCATCTGCCTTATGTTCGGCCTGGAGCTCGGCGGCCAGACCTATCCTTGGGACTCCCCGCAAATTCTGGGACTGTTCGCAGGCTTCCTCGTCCTGTTCATCGTGTTTCTGTTTGCGGAGACCCGCGCAGCCGAGCCGATTATCTCGTTCCAGATGTTCCGCAAGCGCCTGTTCGCTTCAAGCAATCTCGTCGCCCTGTTCTATGGCGCCACCTTTATCGTGGCGACCATTTACATCCCGATCTTCGTCAGCGGCGTATACGGCGGCAGCGCCACCAATTCCGGGCTGATCCTGATGCCGATGATGCTCGGCAGCGTAGTCGGGAGCCAGCTGGGCGGCATGCTGACAACCCGTGCCGCATTCCGGAACATTATGATTCTGTCCGCGGTATGCTTTATTGCAGGAATCTTCTGCCTCAGCACCATCAGTTCGGAAACCCCGCGTTATTTGCTGACGGTCTATATGGTGCTGACAGGCTTTGGCGTCGGATTCTCCTTCTCCGTGCTCAGTATGGCCTCCATCCATAACTTTGACGCACGGAAGCGGGGCGCCGCCACGTCAACGAACTCCTTCCTCCGCTCCTTCGGGATGACGGTCGGAATTACGATATTCGGCATCATACAGCGCAACGGCCTGAATAACCGCCTCGCCGATTTGGGCGGAAACGCCCCTGCGGGCGCCGACCTCAGCGCCGATGCCATCCTGTCGCCTGAGGTGATGAGCCAAATGCCTCCTCAGGTGCGGGAGCAGATTATCGGCTCGCTGGCGGATTCCGTTGCACGTACCTTTATGTGGGCCCTGGTGCCGGCTGTACTTGCTCTTGTCTTCGTGCTCATGATGGGCAAAGAGCGGGTTATCGTTCCCGGCAAGCAGACCAACAATGCGTAAGAGGGCATAGCCTATGTCGATGAAGCTGGCGATTCTCGGGCTGCTGCTGGAGGGCGACTACCACCCGTACGAAATTCGCAGCATCATGAAGGACCGCGGCATGGACCAATACACCAAACTCCAATTGGGCTCCCTATATTATGCCGTGGACCGGCTGGCCGAGGAGGGCTATATCGAAGCGGTAGAAACGATTCAGAGCGACAACCGGCCCGACAAAACCATTTACCGGATCACGGATGCCGGCCGCAAGCATTTTGAGCTGCTGCTGCTGAAGAAGTTCAGGGATATCGAGCCGGTGCACCATCCGCTCTATATCGCGCTGCCCTTCTCCCGACATGCGGATCCCGAAGCCCTCGGCCCGATCCTTCAGACCCGGATTCGCGATGCCGAGCACCGCGTCAATCAGGCGTATCAATTGTATGTGGAGCACCGCGGCTTCGTTCCCCGAAGCACGCAGCATCTGATGGTCGGAATGTATGAGCATGCGAAGACCGATCTCAACTGGCTGAAGCGACTATATGCGGATGTGATCGATGGACGGCTCGGCATTAAGGGAGATCCGCTGCCGCTCGATGAGGATGAACGCTGATCGGACATTGAACGGATGTTGAAAATGAAAAAGAGCGAGGCCGCCTGTAGGGGCGCCTCGCTCTTTTTGTGTATTGTCAGATTTAGAACAGGAACTCGTCCGGATTGGATCCAAAGCGCTTGTTCTCGTTCAAGCCGTCGATAGCTGCCATATCCTCGGCGGACAGCTCGAAATCGAAGATGTTCGCATTCTCGCGGATACGATGCTCTTTGATTGACTTCGGAATGACGATCACGCCGTTCTGAATATCCCAGCGCAGAATGACCTGTGCCGTCGTCTTGCCGTATTTCTCGGCGATCTGCGCCAGTACCGGATGATCCAGATTGCCCTGCATCAGCGGGCTCCAGGCTTCGAGCACGATGTTGTTCTCGCGCGCATAGGCAAGCAGCTCCTTCTGGGAGAGCAGCGGATGCAGCTCGACCTGATTCACGACCGGAACGACGCCCGTTTCCTCGATAATATGCTCCAGATGGCGGATTTGGAAGTTGCTCACACCGATCGAGCGGACAAGCCCCTCTTTTTGCAGGTGAATAAGTGCCTTCCATGTCTCCAGATACTTATCTCTACCCGGCCAGTGAACCAGGTACAAATCCACGACTTCCAGACCCAGCTTCTTACGGCTCGTTTCAAAAGCCTGCAGCGTCTTCTCGTAGCCCTGATCGTCGTTCCACACCTTGGTTGTAATGAACAGCTCGTCCCGAGAAACTCCGGATTCGCGAATGGCTTGCCCTACACCCTCTTCATTGCCGTAGATCGCAGCTGTATCGATCATGCGGTATCCCGCGGCAATGGCGGATTTTACGGACTGAATAACCTCTTCGCCTTCTTTGGTCTTCCATACGCCGAGGCCCAGCCAAGGCATCTTGACGCCGTCATTCAAAGTAGGTCCATCGGTAAAAACTTGATTGGCCATTCTGAAATCCCTCCTGATTATGTAATGTCATGCGGTTAACGCCGCTTTCTCCAGTATATCAAATTCCAAGTATCCCGCTCAACGTTAGTCGTTACCCGCCGTCCATAGCGATTTCTAAACTTGCTTTAAACGGGATTTAAACTTGGACATGTACAATGGAGGCAAGCTTACAACACAGGAGGATTGCCGGATGGAGAAAGTAACGCTGGTCATTGCGCTCGCCGCACTTGCGGTAGCCGCGATTCTTTTTATAGGCAACATTTGGAACAACGGGATTGCATCCGCCTTTTCCATGAATTCCCGCGCGAAAAAGTACGCCGTTGTGTCATTAATCATCTACGCCGCTTCCATCAGCTGCTTCGTGCTTCTCAGGAATATCTAACGCGGGTAGGTCTTGGAGCTAAAACGCGAAAAGGGCTGATCTCAAGGCAAATAGAAACAGTGCCCCAAAGACCAGCCCCCGCTTTTGGGTTAACAAGCGGTCCGAACCGTCAGTCAATATTTACGCTTGAAAATGCCGAAGGTCAGCAGACCGCAAGCAGCCATGAACAGATACGGACCTGCCGCTGCGCCCCGAATCGTTTCCCCGAAGAATTCGATCGTCTTGGACGACACGTACATGATGGTGAACACCACGGCCAGCAGCGCAAAGCCGTATGCGATAATCTTGTTCATCCGCTTGCCGCGTACCACCTTCACGAACGGATAGATATAACACACGATAAAAAACACCCCGCCCTGAAGAAACCCGTTCTCCGCAGCGATTCCGATATCCAGCCAGTTGAAGAAGAAAGAGGCCAGCGCGAGGCAGGTGGCGATAAAAATGATTTTGCCGCCCAGATCCCATTCCATAAAACGAAGCTTCATTCCATTACACTCCCCTAGCCCGTGTCCATCGCCGCCAAGGGGCGGGATGAACCGTGGACTTCAACAAAGTCAGGGATAATTATACCGGATTTTGTCCGGGGGCGGTAGAGAAACTACGCGTCCTGAGAACCGTTCAGCCACACGGTTTTATCGGCTGCCGGCTGGCGCTTGCCTTGCTTCGGCTCCATATCCTGATATCCGATATACAGGAAGCCGAGCATCTTGCCATTCGAGCCCAATCCGAACGCCTCATTCATAAGGGCGTGGAAGCATGGCTCTCCTGTTCTCCATACAGCACCGAGTCCAAGGCCATGGATCTCGAGGAGCATGTTCTGGATGGCGGCGAATACCGCGCCGTACTCCTCAATCTCAATCACTTTAGGATCCGTGGAGGGCTCGACAGCTACCCCGATCACGACCGGGGCACGGTATGCCTTCGCGCGTCCCGACTCACGGGCGGCGGCAATCCCTTCTTCGCTGGTGTCTCCTGCACCTGCAGCTTGAATGTCGCCGAGAGCGTTACCGAGTACATCCCGGCCCTCCCCCTGCATCACAAAAAATCGCCAAGGCTCCGTCAATTTATGGTTCGGCGCCCAGGTACCCGCTTCAATAATTCGCTCCAACAGCTCCTGCGGCACGGCATCAGGCTTTACTTTGCCGATACTGCGGCGCGTGCGGATCGCTTCACTTACGTTCATATCCTGCATCCTCCTAAGCATATTATCGATATTAGGCCTTCCTATGCCTTCGCATAAGCCAGCAGATTCATTTCTCTTTCAGAATCCGGCTTTCACCAATGCCTAATTGAGAGTCTATCTCAATTATACCAAAAAGAGAAGAGGCTCACGAATTGCCCGGGACGCTCCCGAGACGCATCCGGGTCAGGGCCGGAATGCGCAGGTATAACGAGGGTAAATTGACCGTCTGATAATTAATAGGGTGAATTCATCTTTAGCAGGAATCAGCATCCACTTCATTTTTGTCATATATTCCTGATATCTTCGGTTTTAGATGAAAAATACCAGGCTAATTCTCTCGATTTTCATCTAGTAATCCATGCCATTATCTGGGATAATGAGCATTAATATATACTAGAATTGGAGGATGATTTATGACTGCAAAGAGACGGATGACCCCTGAGGATCTGTACCGGATGAGCTGGGTGAACGACCCGGTCGTATCACCTGCCAGCGGCGCTATTGCTTATGTACATAAGACCGTTAATGAGAAAAAGGACGGCTACCGCTCCCACATCCGGCTGTTCCCGGCCGGGGCGGATCAGGATATTCCGTTCACCGCGGGCGAAGCGGATGGCGCCCCGGCTTGGTCGCCGGACGGTCAACAGCTGGCTTTCCTGCGCAAGAAGGACCACAAGCCTCAAGTATGGACGATGCCGGCAAGCGGCGGCGAAGCTCGCCCTGTTACCGATTTGAAATATGGCGTCAGCGCCTTTAAGTGGTCGCCGGACAGCAAGATGCTGCTTGTGCGAAGTGAAGTGGCGGATGCCGCGCAAGAGAGCGGAGATGAAGAAGCGCAGGAGCAAGGCGGGAAGGATAAGCTGCCGGAAGAGAAAATCTACAACCGCATCCGATATAAAGCCGATGGCGCGGGGTTGTGGAACGGACGCCGGTCTCATCTGCACGTCGCGGATCTTGCGGCCGGAGAAACCAAGCAGCTGACGGATGGCGAGTTCGATGTGCAGTCCTTTGCCTGGTCGCCGGACGGCACACGTATCGCTTATAGTGCCAGCACCGCTTCCGAAGACGATCCCGATCCGGACTTCCGTCTGACGAACGATGTGTTCGTAACCGAGGCGTCCGGCTCCAACGCCCGCCAAATTACGGATGGATCGCTATCCATCGGAACGATCGCTTTCACGCCGGACGGCCGTCACGTTCTCCTGCTCGCCAGCGATCTGTCCTGCGGATTCGCCACCCTCTCCAAGATTCATCTGGTTCCGTTAGCGGGTGGAGAATCCCGTATGCTCTTCCCGGACATGGATGTCCAGCTTGGCCATGCCGCTGTCAGCGATATGCGTACCGGGGCGGGCACGCCGCCGCTGTTCAGCAGAGACGGCCAATCGGTATATCTCCAGCTCAGCCAGGACGGCGGCGTGCACATCGGCCGCTTTGCACTGGACGGCTCCTCCTACGAGCTGGTCGTATCCGGGGAACGCGAGGTTTATCAATTCGCCCTGACTCCGGAGGAGAACATCGTATTCGCCGCAGCCGATTCCCTGCAGCCCGGCGATTTGTTCCTCTACTCGTCAGACAACGGCAGGGAGAAGCGGCTTACGGAGTGCAACAAGGAGCTGTGGGATGAGCTTGACCTCAGCAAGCCGGAGGCATTCACGTTCCGCACCTCCGACGGCTGGTCGATCCAAGGCTGGATCATGAAGCCGGTTGATTTCCAGGAAGGCTCGAAGGTTCCGGCGGTGCTTGAAATTCATGGCGGACCGCAGGCAATGTACGCGCACACGTTCATGCATGAATTCCAGCTGCTGGCGGCTGCCGGTTATGCGGTATTCTACACTAATCCGCGCGGCGGACATGGTTA from Paenibacillus ihbetae includes:
- a CDS encoding ABC transporter substrate-binding protein, which gives rise to MRKKRIAMLLALTLVCGTMLTACGGGGKAADGTTTVEFWAAPNPPQQAFWQEMAKEYESVTPGVKINVSPIKESPSSEASIQAAIAGGNAPTVAENINRGFAAQLSNSKALIPLDELPQFQEIVSSRNMKGTIKPWVFADGHQYVLPIYSNPMLIGWRTDLLREIGYNEPPRTYGEILDATSKLKEKHPDKFMWTKGADLADPTAWKRWFDFFLLYNAASDGNKFVEGTSLVADDKAGVEVLSFVDKLRQAGGILSQNATDPFETGAGVFTDIGPWTFDMWKTKYPELKYGENYELTLPPVPEGMDPADAKTYADAKGLVIFRGAPEASRQAAAEFLKWVYSKEEHDVKWFEQTNLPPARDDLTELEGFKQILAEKPELAPYAEAVSKGVPAMDNPKFNEIQTLIGQEAFNKIIRGEIDPQTGWDNMKKAIEGELQS
- a CDS encoding carbohydrate ABC transporter permease — encoded protein: MDKRNDKLGWIFSSPYLIFGLVFFLGPLVWSLYLSFTDWDLIAPEYDYVGLDNFLKAMATPGVQAAFWVTYKFMIIFVPLVTAMSLAVAVVIQGLPRFKSVYLIGFFLPYLSSGVVASLIVQGFLSYNSPVNEFLRGTFGIQIDWLGSPLSALFIVGLILAWKFTGYYALILTSGLESIDKEVYEAAAIDGVTDRQRFWKITLPLLYPALYTTLILSFGVTFGIFTEVYQLTGGGPNFATNTWQMEIFNQAFTNLQAGYASAIAILASLVTFISIFAIRKVLEMWGKRNGWV
- a CDS encoding carbohydrate ABC transporter permease; its protein translation is MVGSNKNNKRRLAVRYVLATLLLLVMVYPYLYMVLNSFADWSQVDRQLVPSKYSLQSYEWLLTGGEVGIARPWTNAFLNSVIVSIASTFLMMLFGIMVAYALSKMKFRGRDTVNNFVLFHMFFPAIILLIPNFLIIQKLGLYDTYWAMIIPKAVSLWAIFMYTNFFKAIPDAFIEAAKLDGASDFKILYKIMVPMSKSITAVIFLFLLMERWTELLWDMIVARSDDMLTLNVLLSQMFGPYGSYPGPLYAASVLLTVPIIILFIMFGKKFKEGMQFSLK
- a CDS encoding MTP-1 family protein; the protein is MTMNRSTIKTCEILLREYQNKPRAVNNPVKLSFTGVGGKDVYNITAPFTLGGKTILAGRVESRDSERSEIRFFTERPDSSWAPLSGAPVFTLQDPFFTFIQGELILGGVEVFPHPHKADAPLWRTVLYKGKTLHELTPFFTGPDAMKDLRIAELPGGEIAVFTRPQGAKGGRGKIGYAVASSLRDLTIELVNEAPLLADQFIDAEWGGANELHLLKNGRIGVLGHVACFDDAGDRHYYPMVFALDPATGEHSDMALIAVRADFLPGEAKRPDLADVVFSGGLMRKPDGTADLYAGISDAEAQRITMPDPFLRFES
- a CDS encoding glycoside hydrolase family 130 protein — encoded protein: MKIYRYEENPLITPADVKPYHEGFEVIGAFNAGVAEYNGEVLLLLRVAERPVSSDPRIVKAPVFNARTRDLDILEFRTDDERYDFSDPRVIRNVRQSASFEYLTSLSYIRLARSKDGHRFTIEDQPLVYPAQCLETFGIEDPRVTQIGDTYYIYFSAVSPVGIGESMVSTKDFVTFTHHGMIFGPDNKDVLIFPEKIGGKYYALHRPTTKSTGNPEMWIAESDNLVYWGNHKHLAGLREGMWDSGRIGGGAVPIRTEKGWLELYHGATKEHRYCMGALLLDLNDPSKVIARSSRPIMEPEADYEKNGFFGDVVFSCGALVHGDVVKMYYGVADTSMACAELSLSEILDSLAYE
- a CDS encoding VOC family protein, which encodes MIQGIAHLAFDVADMEKSLHFYCGILGFTRAFDIPDDQGRPWIEYIKVRDGQFIELFYGGRNKPEHVQQPIGFSHLCLEVRDIHEIAGHLRKHGVPLDVEPVQGKDHNWQCWAKDPDGNRIEFMQLDPKSPQMNC
- a CDS encoding MDR family MFS transporter — translated: MNAQQSNIKLVVAGLLLGIFMAAIDNTIVATALSTIIRDLQGFDQVVWVTSVYMVAVMAGTPIFGKLSDMYGRKRFFIFGLVVFLIGSALCGMAGSMTQLIIYRAIQGIGGGALMPIAFTIVFDLFPPEKRGKMTGLLGAVFGTSSIMGPLLGAFITDSIGWEWIFYVNVPIGIVAFIFIMTAYKESPSHTKQKIDWTGAATLVGAIICLMFGLELGGQTYPWDSPQILGLFAGFLVLFIVFLFAETRAAEPIISFQMFRKRLFASSNLVALFYGATFIVATIYIPIFVSGVYGGSATNSGLILMPMMLGSVVGSQLGGMLTTRAAFRNIMILSAVCFIAGIFCLSTISSETPRYLLTVYMVLTGFGVGFSFSVLSMASIHNFDARKRGAATSTNSFLRSFGMTVGITIFGIIQRNGLNNRLADLGGNAPAGADLSADAILSPEVMSQMPPQVREQIIGSLADSVARTFMWALVPAVLALVFVLMMGKERVIVPGKQTNNA
- a CDS encoding PadR family transcriptional regulator, whose protein sequence is MSMKLAILGLLLEGDYHPYEIRSIMKDRGMDQYTKLQLGSLYYAVDRLAEEGYIEAVETIQSDNRPDKTIYRITDAGRKHFELLLLKKFRDIEPVHHPLYIALPFSRHADPEALGPILQTRIRDAEHRVNQAYQLYVEHRGFVPRSTQHLMVGMYEHAKTDLNWLKRLYADVIDGRLGIKGDPLPLDEDER
- a CDS encoding aldo/keto reductase — encoded protein: MANQVFTDGPTLNDGVKMPWLGLGVWKTKEGEEVIQSVKSAIAAGYRMIDTAAIYGNEEGVGQAIRESGVSRDELFITTKVWNDDQGYEKTLQAFETSRKKLGLEVVDLYLVHWPGRDKYLETWKALIHLQKEGLVRSIGVSNFQIRHLEHIIEETGVVPVVNQVELHPLLSQKELLAYARENNIVLEAWSPLMQGNLDHPVLAQIAEKYGKTTAQVILRWDIQNGVIVIPKSIKEHRIRENANIFDFELSAEDMAAIDGLNENKRFGSNPDEFLF